One Ranitomeya variabilis isolate aRanVar5 chromosome 4, aRanVar5.hap1, whole genome shotgun sequence genomic window, AGGATCCCTTTTTGGCACGACACCTAATGGGGAAATTCTAAAATTGACGAATGGTGGGGAGGAAAAAGGACCAGCTACCCTGCCGAGATCCAACTCACTCCTAATTTTTTCTTCTACTACCTCAGGATATAGAGCAAGAGAATGCAAATTTTCAACAATTTGGCATCCAGCCCCCTTATAAGGGGGAATGAAGAAGCCAAACGAAAAGCCTTTAAAAAGCAGGCTACTGCTCATTCGGTCTGGGTATTGATTTAGCCATGAAACCTTATTTTCCACTTTCACCGGTGTCCGTGCTCTTTCCGTTAGACTCTTTTGACACGGATTGAGCTGACTGCTTTTTAAAGCATTTGAAAGCGGGGTGTGTGTTCCCACAAAAGGAACACTCATGGCGAAAACGACAATTGGAGCTCCATTTACAATTAGATTCATTGAAGGCAAAACAGAAGCCTTTCTTAATAGCAGGAGCAGAAGAGGATCTGAAAGAGAAATGTCTCTGGGGGAGCATCAAATTCAACCATAAACCCACGTCTTTACTACCCCAGTGGACCTCAGGATGAACCGCCAGCTTTTGGCGGAAAACCTCATCGTAGTGAAGCCAAGCAACTCCGCCGAAATTCCGATAAGCTTCTAGAATAATATCTATATGTTGGAACAATTTGCTACATAAATGTGGTGACTTCTCGCCAAGGACAGCCGAGTAAATAGAGAAAGCCTGCAACCAATTGTTAAACGATTTAAATGTACGTTTGGAATCATCACAATCCGGCTTGTCATCTTTCTTGTCTATCTTACTCGGCTGCTCTCTACGAGGAAGTAAAGAAAACAAGTCCACAAAATGGTTGTTCCAAATCAGTTCCTTGGTAGAGGAGCTCAAATGGAATCCTAACGGAGATAATTCGCATGTCAATGCTTCCTTAAAAACATTCTTAGGGACAGATGCAGTCAGATCTATAGGAGGagtggaattgggaccagaagggagAGCGCCGCTTAAGGCCTCAGAAAGTACATTCTGAACAATGCGCTTTAAATCACAGTTAAGTATAGACAAATGAGGATCAATAATCTCACCCCTTCCAGAGCTCCTGTCTTCAGATGGTGTCTCAGTTGCGCAGCCTGCGCTCAAGCCCTCCATGTTAGGCGAGCGCACCTGCGTGGATGGGGCAGGCAGTAAATCCGGATCGTGGGTGCGTGCTGGCATCATCCTGGAAGTAGATGGAAAGTTAAAGCCTGCAGCCGCCGAGTGAGGAGAGCCGGTATTTGAAGTTGGCGCTCTCGCAGGCAGACTCTTCCGGCCGCGACCGTTTCCTGCTTTTCCGGCGGCGCCTGATGACGCGGACGGCGTCTCCTCACGACGTCGCCGAGCATCGCGAGCTGGACTCCGGGACCTTCTCAATGTAGGGAGGCGGGACTTCCTGCTGTTCTCCGGCGGAGGGTGATTGAGAGCGGGAGATGCCGGTGACGGGGAATAGGATGTCCTGGGCTTCCTCTTCCTGGCGCTGCCGCGGTGGCTCTGCGGAGACACCGGAGGCAAAGGCAGGGGCTGTGTTGTGGAGCCGGGATCCAGGTGTTGAGAGACGACTACAGGAGCCGAGGAAAAAGGCTTTGAGGTGAGGCAGCACTTAAGCCATTCTGCACCGTCATCTTCAGCTGCTCTCGCAAGGACCTGCTGCAGTAAGCTCTCCATCTATACGTGGGGTCTTCTTTCTTCATACGGTACCTCACAATGGTTGAAATCTGCCATTACCTGGCCATAAATATCCCAGCGACCACAAAGCAACGCACTGACATCCAATAGACAGCCGTTAAAAAACCGCCAAAACGGCTGATTGGGGCCGGATTTACCCAATAAAAAACTTAAATATGAGTACCAAAAATACCAATTTGACTAGCAACCATCATTAGCCAATAAGCATCAGAggctgtgtggccatgtgacccctCCTATGttccctacgtaaagtagggggggggGCTTCCAGGAACAGAAACtaaagccaaacaatgatgtctctGCCTAGAACTCTGACCCTCCTCTCAGCTCTTGTGACTacaggtaaaggtaccttcacacgaaacgactttgtaacgatatcgctagcgatccgtgacgttgcagcgtcctcgctaacgatatcgtttagtttgacacgcagcagcgatcaggatcctgctgtgatgtcgctggtcgctgaataaagtccagaactttatttggtcgtccgatcgccgtgtatcgttgtgtttgaaagcaaaagcaacgataccagcgatgttttacactggtaaccagggtaaacatcgggttaccaagcgcagggccacgcttagtaacccgatgtttaccctggttaccagcgtaaaagtaaaaaaaacaaacagtacatactcacctgcgcgtcccccagcatctgcttcctgacacttactgagcgccagccctaaagtgaaagtgaaagcacagcggtgacgtcaccgctgtgctgttagggccggagctcagtcagtgtcaggaagcagacgctgggggacgcgaaggtgagtatgtactgtttgttttttttacttttacgctggtaaccagggtaaacatcgggttactaagcgcggccctgcgcttagcaacccgatgtttaccctggttacccggggacctcggcatcgttggtcgctggagagcggtctgtgtgacagctccccagcgatcaaacagcgacgctgcagcgatcggcatcgttgtcgctatcgctgcagcgtcgcttcgtgtgaaggtaccttaagtctactgaaaaaaaaacaaaacttcctcctgttataactttggggtctttgcaCCTATTTTTCAAAAAAGTGCTGCTTTGATAttgctatctctatctatctatttattatctatccttCTATATTACTTCAAAACACCCTTTTTTGGTGATTACTTGgtatctccattcatactgcacccacacacacaaatgatacaccatttgaaaggtaaacttgcccccttcagccagAAAATagtcaaacaaaccacacatccacgatgtgattgcaaaatacagtttaaacattaattttcataaacctgcagtaaggaaaaatgacctgcaggaggcaccacactaccccaaatcacaataccacaaagctgaaacaaatcctaacatttgccttgggggatttccagcttgccgaactccttgcccagccgatttcaggcaggtacatataaaatatttgctacatatgtggaagtagactaaaagtaaaactttacctgtttaagacttcagctttaaaactgaagatataaatcaatgcagcctaaaagggaccagacaggttctgaacaatcagattttccgtattattggacagtcattgaaaagtctatcttccttctaaggttgcagcttattggtgacctggagtccctctggttccaagtaaaaagctGCAGTgtggacataactcagactgtacattgtttcctgatgggagagattggtggaaacaaccttgcaaaaactgaaaacaaaaaaaaatccaaccgtagggaaaaaaagataaaataatctGCAGTgattacttttttctttttaaagagatattcccaattattatacaatggtgtaaatatgctcagttatggggtcaattctccgtcataagctgctccgttcacatacatagggctgtgttgtacttccctacactgcagatagatggcactgCTGccgtggaggggaaaaaaatgctgctgcccctgttcttttccaaggtcctgacaatcagaccccttctgatcagtaagtaaaatttcattatgtttaatgttgagggatctcctttaggctggagtcacacacaacgtataaaaaaattggtccgttttacacagacgagaatcgcagaaatgttccctgaacagtgatccgaatGTCATCTGTGTGTAGTGCGAGGaggcgattttctcgcatgtaagcatccatgtgacatccgtataGCGAGATTTTCtccccggcttgcaaaatggacatataatggatccatgggctcaaatattcgtgaaaacacacacacacacacatatatatatatatatatacggtatatatatatatttatatatatatatatatatatatatatatatatatatatatatatatatgtcagtggcacccatacctctctgtgttcatcatctcattaaatacaaaaTTTCACCCGGGCCTACTAGTCTATAtatattttatctatctatttatttaaacCGAAAAACCAGACCAGCATCTCCTAATGTGAATAAGTGGCACACTGTCAGACTACATTATATAGAGAAAAAAAGAACACACAGCACTATGCATGAATCCAGGCcacgtgaaaacacagaaaaacattaacaaCGTTCAATTTTGatttttctcaagcttgagaaaggctcacaacCTGGAGCCGAAACGTTGCTATTTTGGACAATTAAATAACCAAATTTTTTCAACTTGGACTGTTGTACtgcctttgtttttttctttacatatctattatctatcatctatctatctatctatctatctatctatctatctatctatctatctatctatctatctatctatctatcatctatctattatctataatctatctatctattatctatatattatctatcatctatctatctatctatctatctatctatctatcttctatctatctatctatctatctattatctacctattatccatctattatctatctatgtatcccatCTATCAATTCAATTCAAAtaaattcaaatgagctttattggcaggactaagtacatgttagcattgccaaagcatatggtaaaaatagggggatagggggtggggtagggaggcatatagaggtccaggatatatcaggctCCTTTTAGAGGTTAGGGGACATGTCTatggtggggtataggagtccatggCATATGGGGCTCTTTAGTCAGGGGATAGGGACATGTCCAGATTGGGatacaggagtccatgacatatcaggctcctcttagtctgtggcaggcaTTGACATATTCTGCTGCTATGGCCgctgcactttcctcttcccccagtattatcgtcagtttctcttcctcctccatggagctgaagtctgggaggagatcagacagtctcttgaggtgagtgtccctcactgcggcgtatttggggcacctcagcaggaagtgggcctcatcctccacggcctcctgggggcactgctggcagagtTTGCTCTCTCGGGGTTTGTAGTTCTGTCGGTGCCGCCCGGATTCGATGAGTAGGCTGTGGGCGCTCAGGCTGTATCGGCTCAGGATCTGTCACTCTTTGGGGtttctagtttctctagatatgTGGCCAGTTTTTACTCCTTGTAGGTTCTGGTATATCGTCAGTTTCTGGGATTTGCTCATGTCGTTCCTCCAGATGCTGAGATATTCCTCTTTGACTTTGTGTACCATCTTCTGGATTTCACCTTTTGCCAGGCCATGTAGGTTGATGGCTTGGTCAGACTGGCTTTGGGTACTTTTTCTTGGGAGGCTTCCTGGGGCTTCCTGGTGTAGGAAGGCTTTGTGAAGGTAGGAGCTGGGACTGCTACTTTGCAGATGAGCCTTGAATGAGAgtgccttaataataataataataataattttatttatatagcgccaacatattccgcagcgctttacaacttatagaggggacttatacagacaacagacattacagcataacagaaatcacagttcaaaacagataccaggaggaatgagggccctgctcgcaagcttacaaactatgaggaaatggggagacacaagaggtggatggtaacaatttctttagttatttggaccagccatagtgtaaggctcgggtgttcatgtaaagctgcatgaaccagttaactgcctaagtatgtagcagtacagacacagaggctattaactgcataaagtgtatgagaacatgatggaggaacgtgattatgttgttgttttttattaataggccacacagggataattaggttaatgcgttgaggcggtaggccaatctgaacaaatgagtttttagtgcacgcttaaaactgtggggattggggattaattgtattaacctaggtagtgcattccaaagaatcggcgccgcacgtgtaaagtcttggagacgggagtgggaggttctgattattgaggatgctaacctgaggtcattagcagagcggagggcacgggtaggttggtagactgagaccagagaggagatgtagggtggtgctgagccatggagtgctttgtggatgagggtagtagttttgtactggattctggattggatgggtagccagtgtaataactggcacaaggtagaggcatcggtgtaacggttggcgaggaatatgatcctggcagcagcattcaggacagattggagcggggagagtctggtaaaaggtaggccaattagtagagagttacaatagtccagacgagaatgaataagtgagacagtaagagtttttgcagagtcgaaagtaagaaaagggcgaattctggaaatgtttttgagatgcagataagaagagcgagccagtgcctTCTTCCTTATTGCGAGGtgtagtgggaatctgcccagctctgctCGGCAGGCACTGATTGATGTGCTCCAATGGACTTGGAGAAGATGCTTGCAGAACTCTAGGTGGAATATTTCAGTCGGCCCAGCAGCCCACTTTGACCAGTTTGGGTATGAGGCTGGGCCCCAGACCTCACTGCCGTACAGAAggattggggcaatgatggagtcaaagatttttagccagacagttactggtgccttgagatggtacagacgccttctgatggcatagaaggttttggatGCCTTGTCTTTTAGTAAATCTATGGCTTgcttgaagctccctgactggctgagttctaggcccaggtaggtgtacCTGTTGGTTTATGTAAGTGGACGGTTGTCTATCATAAAGGTAGGATGGTTAGTgggtttctgctttcttttctggaacACCCTAATGTTAGTTTTCTTCTCATTGATTGGCAGTGCCCATGTGCTGCTGAAGGTCTGTAGGATATTCAGATGATCTTGGaggcctttctcagttggtgataacagcacgaggtcatctgcatacagcagaaaattcacctgggtgtcatggaggtgagtcctggtgctgaggaggactctagggccactgccagctcattgatgtagatgTTAAAGAGCGTTGGACTGAGGCTGCAGCCCTGTCTCACTCCTCGGCTCTGTTGGAAATAGGCCGTCCCCCTTCCGTTGACCTTCACACTGCAACTGTTCTCAGTATAGGAGCTTCGGATGACGTTGTATGTTTTGCCTCCTATTCCGCTTCCCAGCAGTTTTAGGAATAGTCCTGGGTGCCACACTGAGTCGAGGCCTTCTTGAAGTCCACAAAACAAGCTTATATCTTCCTGTTCTTTGTATTGTGGACGTAGCTCTTGATGAGGCTGTACAGAGTgtagatgtatctatctattatctatctgttatctatctattatctacctattatctattaattaactatctattatctattatctatctatctatcaatcaatatattatctatctaatatctattatctatcaatcaatctatattttatctatctattatctatctgttatctatctattatctttctattatctatctaatatctattatctatctatcaatctatctattatctatctgttatctatctatctattatctatctaatatctattatctatctatctatctatcaatcaatctatctattatctatctgatatctatctatctatctattatctatctattatctatcatctatctattatctatctattatctatcatctatctattatctatctgttatctatctatctgttatctatctattatctatctatctatctatctatctatctatctatctatatatataattgtctaagggtttttccgtctgtctgtctgtctgtctgtctgtctgtctgtctgtctgtcctggaaatcccgcctctctgattggtcgaggccgccaggcctcgaccaatcagagacgggcacagcatggcaacgatgatgtcataatggaaatcccgcgtctctgattggtcgaggccgccaggcctcgaccaatcagcgatgggcacagtatcgacgtagatgtcataatggttgccatggcgacgatgatgtcataaaggttgcctcgaccaatcagcgacgggcacagtctgccgcgaattctggaatcatcattgtcaatatactacggggacatgcatattctagaatacccgatgcgttagaatcgggccacaatctagtctatctaTAACTCtctatatctatttattatctatctatctatctatttttcccATATGATACATGTCCACTAGGTTTATGCTCACCCCAAAAATGTTTCATTTTCTCTACTGGTTAGAATCTGAATGTAGTAGAGTTATTGTTATTTTCAATGTGCCCCCTCTAATCTCCCCCCACTAGTGGTCTCTAATGTAGAGTGCTTGGTGATCCATGTGCTGATGTTTCCGTAGGTTACGCATTGTCGTGCATCCATTGTACGTCTTTCTTCACCTCGACATGTTCAGGCAGCAGCGTCGTGTGTCCTTCTGGCTCTTTGTGTGCATCTACATACATAGAAACCAGCACGGGTGAGTCATATGATTCAATACAATCCATTGCTGCATTTTGATTCTTGAGCCGCTGAgatcactgattggttgcagcgcTGCCAACGTGACGTCAGCGCCGCAGACAATACTAGGTacaagaaaaagcattgctggcccgAAGAGGGCGACTGGGCAAGTAAaaagcagttttgttttttttttttacggggaaAGGGGTTTTTCAGAAGTGGAAAAAACATTTAGCAACATATACGTTTCACCTAAAACACAGATATTCCAATTTCATAACTTTACCTATATCTAGAATATCAATATGGAACCTTATATACCATAAATATTTAAGATGAAACGTAACTTTTATTATGCCTAAAAATGAAGACATTACCATGCATTAACCAAACAACGGTGCTGGCTACCATCACCCTATATGATTATCACCTATTACCACACGCCTAAACTCAGAATGAGAATGGCGTCCCCGCCCCTCGGTGGCTAACCCTCAAACTCCTAGATGTCCCTATATTGGTGAATCACATGGTCAGCCATTTAAACAACCATGGAAAGGAGCGTATAGGGATTGCCATTCAAGGATTAATATTGAGGTAGGCAAAAATAGAAAGTATGAGCAAAAAGAGGTGAAATTGGCAACACAacaataaagtgacaagtgcattcACTTAGTACCTTGCTAACTGTTCCCTGTTTCTGTATAGCCTTCTTAAAgtgaaggttggcaccctactggtcaGCGGAGTGGCGCCCCTGCTCCATGATGCCTGTCCCTTGGGGTCCCTAATATCACTCAAATGTTAACACAAGGGTAGCCATTTAACAATTCGTAAGGCAAATAAACATTCAAAAATGCCAGAAAGACAGGTAAAAAGACCTTAAATGGCATATATAGCACATGATATATGCTAATGTTGATAACAGCAAGATAAAAGGTACAGCAAGCTAAAGATATAGCATCTTTAGAGATCTAACCTCCTGATGATCCATGGAGAATGCGTTGAGGTTTCAtgaatatcaacaaatcttaagtacCTTACGTCATTGCTCCTCACTCCCTTGTTTGCTACATAAAAAGGCATTCTCTGAGCATATTATTCCAGTACTGTATCTGTACATTGTTCTGAGGCTTTATCTTGATCACCTAATGAAGCATCAAAGGCGCCATTTTGATTGTCATATTCTCCAGCTGCTGAGTTCTCTGTATTCTCTTCCAATCTCTTGCAACAAGCAGTAATGCCGACACGTAGGTCTTTCTTCTGACAGTGCAGCTGAGGACATAAATGTCCAGGAACAGGAGATTTAGCAAAGCTCACATAGGAGCTCTGCTGCACACTCACATTTGCCTTCAAGCTAGAGCTCAAAAATCTGATATTTATTCTTTATCTTTACACATATGAAGATCAGATTTGGTCAACATTTTTTAAACATGACGGACACAGTGAAGGAACCCAATGAAGCCACATTGAGAGTCATTAGTTTCCATCAGGTGCTTGTGATGTCCATCATATAATGTATCTCACAGAATATAGTGGTTTTGCCATGAATAAGTATATGCAAAGCTAAAAGGATTTATTTACTTATGTGTATTTTGAATTTCAGACGTATTTCCAGAATTCGCAGGCATTTTGGTCCCAAATTTGGTCAGGGGTGCGAACCTTCCTTTACTTGTAACTCACAGAACAGCATGTCCTCTCTGTATGCACAAACAAGAATGGTGACTTCATGTTGTGACACTGATGACTGCGCTCCTGATATTCCTTCGCGTAAGTCATTCAATTTCCTtgctatccaagaagtatcgtttctccttgtggagattgacatgctaagcatgccgagatgaggagacttaaagctgcaatgctcctttgggaaatatgctaattatgcaaattgtctcttcagagaggaagagaattaGAAcgctaatgccacctattggaaagcagcaatcctacaagtcaatgtcaaccctttaacgagtcttgtcacatgacttaggataaaagccaaaccagaatctcaaattgATGCTCCCTGACGAAGGTTTaaaaccgaaacgcgcgttgggtcgGAGGCGCGTTCCCGGGATTCCCAGTCCACTCTGCGGTGGGTACTAATCTGCAGCGGTTTTCTTTTTCCATGTTACAGACCGTTAGTCTTATACCATATGTGGATTTCTATATAGTGCACTTGCAAGTTTTCTACAGTCTCATGACTATGGCCTGTGGTAATTCTTTTTGATTACTGCCAGCAGCTTGGTTTCCCATCTTAAATGGATTATTCCATATACAGCTATATTTattttgttttgctcattttttaGGTTGATTTATAAAcattatattgatttttttcttgagTTTGTCTGTATATGTATGAGTACTTGACCACGATATCTTTGTGGACTGGTATGCCCGTGCACGCGCCCCCTGTtcattactgcagcgtcctctgctgTGGCGCCATTGCTTATATCACCTTCCATGCATTTGTTTTAAACtaatttcaataaagtttatatattttgtatGATATTGTGTCAGACCGTGTATCATCTTTTTCAAGTTGCCATTATGCATTTGATGATAGGTCTTTATGTCCTTTTTGACTAGTGGTACAGATTTCTGAAATATTGATTGTTACCATGTTAGTTGGCTATATAAATTGttacagaatctcaatttgtagacactgtgtttcggggtactacccctcgtcagtgcaaagtggagatctggtttggctgcatGAGAGGtgtccgaccgatatccaagaagtatcatttctccttgtggagattgacatgctaagcatgcagagatgaggagacttaaatttTTTCTGCCTTTCCCAAATATATCTGTTTTTCTGGAAAAAGAAATCACTCATTGACTCTAgggctccacttttttttttttttttttataaagtatcgTTATTGAAGTTTTCCAACAATTTTTACTCGAACATATTACCTTACCAGTACACACAGAAAATTAAGAAAAACTGGGAAGAGGGGGAACGGGACATGGAAAGGGCTCCACGTTTACCAGCGCAACACAGTCAAATTCAATATTAAAGGATATGCCAACTACTTTATAAGTTTTGCCTTATTTGACCAACATGgcttaaagaacaaaaaaaataaaactctaATTAATTCCCTTATCGGAATGCCTCTCCTTCACTTGCTACTAGAGTCTGCTAGCATCAAAACCCAGCGGGGGCGGAACATGGCTTCTACACCCTTCTCAGTCCTTCCCATGAGGAACTTCAGTAGATgggcatcatttttttttctcttaaaccACTCTGGACCCATGAGGTATAACTTATACCTTATGCCTATTCCTATAAGTAAGATGAAACCCCTTTATAGTTGTAATTAAtcaatatttgtttttttattgatttctcTATTGACCActtcatttttcttttcatttcagTACCAACTAAACTTTCTCAGCCCAATGGACTGGTCTGTCGATCCTGCCAACATACCGATCCTTGGTGTTTGACTTCAGAAACGATATCATGCCGTGGGAATGAGAATATGTGTGCTCATCAGACAGCACAATTGAAAGGTATCAAAGATAGTTTCAATATTTTGGAAACTCCCCTGTGA contains:
- the LOC143768709 gene encoding phospholipase A2 inhibitor gamma subunit B-like, whose translation is MPVTGNRMSWASSSWRCRGGSAETPEAKAGAVLWSRDPGVERRLQEPRKKALRLRIVVHPLYVFLHLDMFRQQRRVSFWLFVCIYIHRNQHGRISRIRRHFGPKFGQGCEPSFTCNSQNSMSSLYAQTRMVTSCCDTDDCAPDIPSLPTKLSQPNGLVCRSCQHTDPWCLTSETISCRGNENMCAHQTAQLKGPILASVTLWWCASESFCHVDPQVYKSEGIQAEINITCRNEAYQCT